The stretch of DNA GAGGCGGGCAGGCCGCCTTCGCTCTCCGCCTCACCTGCTCTCGAAGCCACCAAACCGGAGCAGCACGCTTCGCCTTTGCCGCCGCCAGCGGCCGAGGCTTTCCCCGAGGCAGCGACCACGGAGGCATCGCCTTCTCCCTCGCACCAAATCGTGGCGGCCTCGGTGGTGGAAACTCCGTCGCCGTCAACCCCATCTAGCCCTCCAGCTTCGACCGCAGGCGCCCTGTCGGATGGGTCAGTCGCTGATTCGGCCGCAATGGTGTCCGAGGAAGCCGGCCGGCTACCCGCTGCGCTCGAATCGATGGATGCCAACCGGCCCACTGCTCCTGCACCGCCGACGCTACCATTGAAGAGTGAACCAGAGGGGTTGTTGCCACAACAGCATCGGCGACCACCTTGGCCTACGGTGCTTCCAGGGTGTGAAAATTTCGAGCACTCACAGCCGCCTTCTCCTCGCCCTCCCCAGGTTGAAGCTGCACATGGCTTGCAAGATGCGGCCCAGACCAATGCAATTGCAGTGACCTCGGAAGAGCCTGGCGCGCCGTCAGCATGGAAGAGTGACTCTGAGGGGTCATTTGAAGTAGCAATGCATATACCACTTTCTTCCCCAACGGAGGCTGAACCCTGTTCGCCGGACATGGCGCCTCCCGGGTTTGAGAAGTTTAAATTTTCATGGCCGCCACTACCCCCTCCCAACCTGTCAGTCAAAACTGCACACTCATTGCTAAATCCGGCTGTGCCGGAGGGGGTGGCTAAACCACTGCCTGTATTGGAGACTATGGACACAAAGGCAGTTGCTGCACGTAACCTGCCACTGCCATCATCGGAGAGTGGGGCAGAGGAGCCATTGTGGCAGCCACTGCTGAGATCACCTTCTCCCATCACACAAGCTGAGCCCTGCTCACCAGATATGCCACCTCCTGGGTTTGAGAATTTCAAGTTGTCATGCATGCCACTATCCAATGAAAACACATATGCCTCGTCCGATGTGATTGCCGCCAAGGCAGTGGCAGTGGCACCTGAGGAGGCGGTGTTACCAGTGCCAACATTGAAGGCAATAGATGTCGAGACAGACAGTGCGTGCAACTTGCTGCCACCATTGGGGAGCAAGTTGGAAGGGTTATTGAAACAGCCATCATTGAGATCAACTACTCCAGTTGCAGAGTCTGGTCCTTGTTCACCGGAGATTGCACCGCCCGGGTTTGAGAGTTTTAGATTGTCATGGCAACCATCATCCACGCCTCCGTCTGGGACTGCATATATCATGCCAGATGCTGCTGTGATGCCATTGCCCGTGACATTGGAGGAAGCAGCTGGATCACCACCTGCATTGGAGGCAATGGATGTGGACATGAATGCCATACATCCACTAACAGTTCCTTTAGAGAGTGGAGTGGAAGGATCGCTGCAAGGGCCACAGCCAAGGCCACCTTCTCCTATTTTGCAAGATGTGCCCAGTTCGCCAGATATGGCACCTCCAGGGTTTGAGA from Triticum urartu cultivar G1812 chromosome 3, Tu2.1, whole genome shotgun sequence encodes:
- the LOC125544170 gene encoding proline-rich protein 36-like; translation: MLSSPEIGPPSENKPMISPPLFPSAAPPQETPQPTTADPLEPAQSDHAESTPPPHPGVTATSPEAYESTVSAPVHIDGKKREAGRPPSLSASPALEATKPEQHASPLPPPAAEAFPEAATTEASPSPSHQIVAASVVETPSPSTPSSPPASTAGALSDGSVADSAAMVSEEAGRLPAALESMDANRPTAPAPPTLPLKSEPEGLLPQQHRRPPWPTVLPGCENFEHSQPPSPRPPQVEAAHGLQDAAQTNAIAVTSEEPGAPSAWKSDSEGSFEVAMHIPLSSPTEAEPCSPDMAPPGFEKFKFSWPPLPPPNLSVKTAHSLLNPAVPEGVAKPLPVLETMDTKAVAARNLPLPSSESGAEEPLWQPLLRSPSPITQAEPCSPDMPPPGFENFKLSCMPLSNENTYASSDVIAAKAVAVAPEEAVLPVPTLKAIDVETDSACNLLPPLGSKLEGLLKQPSLRSTTPVAESGPCSPEIAPPGFESFRLSWQPSSTPPSGTAYIMPDAAVMPLPVTLEEAAGSPPALEAMDVDMNAIHPLTVPLESGVEGSLQGPQPRPPSPILQDVPSSPDMAPPGFENFKSSWLLLPSPVFSQTAYTLHDSTTTIAEYVLEEAAQLSPALEAIDVKMETSPESGAEGSLPQQLHWRPSPKENSTACSPEMVPSGHENLQPLPYPAFLPQVQTPDVVATGVVIGALDQVHHPAPVLGTIEEGTSPILSPPLEGGSLPQLEPQMNSVTAHVVDTPTHVPTTDCVAVNSEGTVLPPPALQAMVTNMDSATTSLPRLENGAEGSLPQLRQQSSSPNVQAAPCSLDAVELLPPPPPPFVNKEVGQMVCGSCRELIAYPRGAVHVQCAACGTINLVLEAHEVGNVHCGRCEILLMYPFGAPAVKCSLCLFVTEIGERNVRRRISVQQVTPHQQELANQV